The genomic stretch TCTGCGGCCGTCGTCGCGCGCTGCTGGCTGGCGGCTTCGTCGGCGAGCGAATGCAACGCGGACAGATTGTCTTCAACCTGCTGGAACGCCACCAGTACCGTTTGCCGGTAGTCGGCGACCGTACCGTCGTATTGTGCCGTCGCGCCATGCAGGGCGGCGGTACGCTTGCCGCCGTCGAATATCGTGCCGACGAGTTGCGACCCAAGCGACCAGAACAGACTCGGCGCGGTTAGCCACGGCGCGAAGAACGTGCTCTCCAGCCCGGTGCTGGCCGACAGCACCAGGTCCGGGAAAAACGCCGCGTGCGCCACGCCGATCTGCGCGTTCGCCGACGCCACGCGCCGCTCGGCGGCGGCGATGTCGGGCCGCCGTTCGAGCAGTTGCGACGGCAATCCGACCGGAATCGGCGGCGCGGTCAGCGAGGAGCCGTTCGGCGGCAGCGTGAAGCTCGACGCGGGCTCGCCGATCAAGGTCGCGATCGCATGCTGCATTTGCGCGCGCGTCACGTCGATGTCCGTGTCCTGGGTGCGCGTCGCTTCGAGTTGCGTGGTGGCCTGGGCGACCGCTGATGCATCGATCGCACCGTTTTTCAGTTGCTGCTGCAGCAGTTGCAGCGCGGTGGCGTACGCGGTCACGCTATCGTCGAGCAACTTCTTCTGCGTGTCGAGCGAGCGTAGCGCGAAATAGTCGACGGCCAGATCGGCGCTCATCGACAGCCGCACGGCTTCGAGGTCCGCTTCGCTTGCCTGGGCGTCGGCCTGCGCGCCGACCACGCTGTCGTGCACCCGGCCGAACAGATCGGGCTCCCAGCTCGCCGACACGCCGGCCGAATAGTCGGGGATGGTCTTGCCCGCGAGCGCACGGTCCACGAGGTTCTGCGAGGTTCTTGAGCGATTTTGCGCGAGACCGGCAGTGACGGTCGGGAACAATCCGGAGCGCTGATAGTCGACCATCGAACGCGCTTGCTGGACCTGCGCGACCGCTTTACGCACGGTCTGATTCGAGACGTCGATACGCGCTTCGAGTTGATTGAGCACAGGGTCGTTGAAAATAGTCCACCATGGGCCGCGTGGCGCCGCGTCGGCGGGCGCGGCCTGCGTCCAGCCGGCTGCGGCGCCTGCGTATTGCGCGGGAATCTCGGTTGTGGGCCGCCGGTAAGGCGGCAGCGTCGAGCACGCGCTCAGTAATGCACCGATCAGCGTGACGGCAAGCGCACGGCGAGATAGCAGGCACCAACGCAGGCGCAAGCGCAGCAGCATGCGCAAGCTCAATCGCGGCCGCAAGCGCAGGCCCAAGCGCGGACTCGATAAACGGCGAATCGACGTGCGTGGCAATTTCATCTGAAACATCGGCAGATCCTTTCGAAGACGGGCGCTCAGCTATGCGTTGCCGGGATGATCTGGACGGCTTGTCCGGCGCTCAGCGAATCGCCCGGGTTGTCGATTACCCGGTCGGTTGCCGCGAGACCCGTGGTGATTTCCACATGCGTGCCGAAATCGCGGCCGATGTGAACCGTCTTCAGCGCCGCCTTGCCGTTCCTGTCGACCACGGCGACCGTCACGCCGTCGGCGCGGAACAGCAGCGCACTGACCGGCAAATCGAGCGCGGGCGACGACGATTGCAACTGCAGATGCACCTGCGCGTAAGCGCCGGGCATCAACGCGCCATCCTTGTTATCGACGTCGACTTCGACCCGCAACGTGCGGCTCGCGGGGTCGATCGCGCCAGTGCTGCGCGCCACCTTCGCGGCGATATGCCGGCCCGGATACTGCTGGGCCGTCAGATACACGCCGGTGTCGGGCGTGACGTAGGGCGCGTCGTTTTGCGGCACATCGACAAAAACGCGCAGCACGCCGGTCTGCTGGATGTGAAACAGCTCGCCCGACATGCCGGCCGTGCCGGGCGTGCCGCCCGCCGTCACCAGTGCGCCGACGTCGACGTTGCGGGCGGTGATGACACCGTCGAACGGCGCGGTGATCTTCTCGTACGAAACCAGTTCGGCCAGATGCGCGACGTTGGCCTGTGCCGACGCCAGCATCGCGCGCCGTGCTTCCATATCGCTGACCTTGGTATCTGCGTCCTGCTGCGCGACCGATTGTGTTTTCAGCATCTCCTGCCAGCGCTGTGCGGTGGTCTTTGCGAAGTCGTAGTTGGCCTGCGCGGTCGCTTCGTCGGCGCGGGCCTGGCGTAGCTGCGCGTCGAGTTCGGGGGCTTCGATGGTGGCGAGCGTCTGCCCGCTTTTAACCTGGGCGCCGATATCGGTGTTCCAGTGAGCCAGATAGCCGCTCGTGCGTGCGTAGATCGACGCTTCCGCGAACGGCGTCACCGCGCCGGGCAGCAGCAGTTCGTGGACCGACGGCGCGGCGCGCGGCGTGATCACCGCAACGTTGACGACGCTTTGCGCTGCCGTCTGCTGCGTCAGCGCGGCGCTCGCGTGCAAACGCGGCACAATGCCGACGATCAGCAAGGCAGCGGCAAGTCCGCCCAACGCGAGCGGCCACAGACGGCGGCGCGGTTTTGGGCCTGCCTCTGCGGCGGGCGTGGACGCGGATGCAGCAGTGTCGGCGTGCGTGGTTGTTGCAGCATCGCTCATTGGCCGATCGGACTGAGCCGACCGATCGGACCGTACGGGCGGAAGGGATGAATCGTTCATGGGAAGGGTCTCGTCGGAATCAATGTGTGCGGGTGGGTACGCCGGATTCTTGCGTGTCTTGTCGAGCCGCGCGGCGTTTGTCGAGCCACGCATGCACCGTCCCGTAGATGACCGGCACGAACAGCAAGGTCGAGACCGTGCCGAGCGCGAGGCCGCCGATCACCGCCCGCCCGAGCGGGGCGTTCTGTTCGCCGCCGTCGCCGAGGCCGAGCGCCATCGGCAGCATGCCGATCAGCATCGCGAGTGCGGTCATCAGCACCGGACGGAAGCGGCTGAAGCCGGCTTCGAGCGCCGCCTGCAACGGCGGCTTGCCGCCGTGATGCAGTTCGCGCGCGGTGTTGATCACGAGAATGCTGTTGGCCGTCGCGATGCCGATACACAGAATGGTGCCGGTCAGCGCTGGTACGCTCAGGCGTGTGCCGGTGCTGAACAGCATCCACGCGATGCCCGCGAGCGAGCCCGGCAAGCCGCTGATGATGATGAACGGATCGAGCCACGACTGGAAGTTGACGACCATCAGCAGGTAGACGAGGGCGATCGCGAACACGAGGCCGCTCGCGAGGCCTGTGAATGAGTCGTGCATCGCCTGCACCTGGCCGCGTACGACGATCGATGCACCCGGTGGCAACTGCGGCCGGATCTGATCGACGAGCCGGGTCACGTCGGCCGCTACGCCGCCGAGGTCGCGCCCCTGAGCCGACGCGAAAATGTCCAGCACAGGCTGCACGTTGTAGTGCGACACGACCGCCTGCTGGGTGCCGCGCGACAGCGAACTCAGCGCGCCGAGCAGGTTCTGCGGGGCAGGGCCGTTGGGATTGGCCGCTGCCGTCGCGATGCCGCCGGCCGTGCCCGCGCCGCCGGTCTGCGCGACCGGAATGTTGGCCAGTGCCTGAAGCGAGTTGATATCGTACTGAGGCATCATCGACATCAGCGGATAGCTGACGCCGTTCTTCGGGTCGAGCCAGAAATTCGGCGACGTCTGCGAACTGCCGGACAACGCGATCAGCAGATTTTGCGACACATCGCGTTGCAGCAACCCGGCCTGAATCGCTCTCGTGCGGTCGACGTTCACGTTGATCGCCGGTGCGTCGCCCGGTTGCTGGATGCGCGCGTCCACAAGGCCGCGCACGCCGCGCAATTGCGTGAGCAAACGGTTCGCGACGACGCGGTTGGCATCGAGCTTGTTGCCGACGATCTGGATATCGATCGGCGCGGGGAGGCCGAAGTTGAGAATCTGGCTGACGATGTCGGCCGGCAGGAACGCAAAGGTGACACCGGGGAACGCCTGGGCGAGCGTCGTACGCAGCGTTGCCACGTATTGCGCGGTGGGTTTGTGGTTGGCCGCGAGCGTGATCATCACATCCGCATCTTCGGGGCCGATCGGGTCCGACGAGTCGTAGGTCAGATTGATGCCGCTCACCGGCACGCCGATGTTGTCCAGCATCGCCGCCAGCTCCTGCTTCGGGATCACGCTGCGCACGCGGGCTTCGACTTCATCGGTGATACGTGCCGTGTCTTCGATACGTGTGCCGGTCGGCGCGCGCAGATGCAGGCGGATTTCGCCGGTATCGACGGCCGGGAAAAAGTCGCTGCCGGCAAACGGCACCAGCGCGAGCGAGCCGATGCACAGAAGCAGGAAGATCACGATGAAACGGCGCGGCCTCGCGATCGCCGAGCCCAGCACGCCGCGATACCGTTCGCGCAACCGTTCGAAGCGATGCTCGAAACCCGCCTGGAAGCGGATCAGGCGGGCAAGCGGACCGTTGCCCGTGACCGGTGCCTTGCTGCGCGCGCGCATCAGGTACATCGCGAGCGTCGGGACCAGCGTGCGCGAGAAGAAGTACGACGCGCACATCGCGAACACCACGGCCTCCGCGAGCGGCACGAACAGATAGCGCGCGACGCCGGACAGCAGGAACATCGGCACGAACACGATGCAGATCGACAGCGTCGACACGAAAGTCGGCACCGCGATTTCGCCGGAGCCGATCAGAATCGCATCCTGCAGCGACTCGCCGTTCTCCAGATGGTGCGTGATGTTTTCGATCGCGACGGTGGCGTCGTCGACGAGAATGCCCACGGCGAGCGCAAGCCCGCCGAGCGTCATGATGTTGATGGTCTGGCCCAGCGCCGCGAGTGCGATCAGCGAGGTCAGCACCGCGAGCGGAATCGATACCGCGATGATCAGCGTAGCGCGCCAGCTGCCGAGAAACAGCAGGATCATCAAGGCGGTCAGGCAAGCGGCGATCAGCGCTTCGCGCGCCACGCCCACGACCGCGGACTTCACGAACACGGATTGATCGGACAACGCAGTGATGTGCAGCGCGCTGGGCAAGCCGGCGGCGATATGCGGCAGCATCGCCTTGACCTGCTGGATGATGGTCAGCGTCGACGTGCTGCCGGATTTCTCGACGGTCAGGAGCGCCGCGCGCTTGCCGTCGCTGCGCACGATATTGGTTTGCGGCGCGTAGCCGTCGCGTACATGGGCGACATCGCGCACATACACCACGCCGCCGGCCACGGTCTTGATCGGCAGATCGTTCAGCGCGGCGACGGTGTCCGTGCTGCCGTTCATCTGCACGTTGTATTCCTTCGTGCCGATTTTCGCGGTGCCGCCCGGCAGAATCAGGTTCTGTGCGTTGACGGCATTGACCACGTCGAGCGGGGAGAGGCCCTTTGCCTGCAACGCACGCGGATCGATGTCGACCATGATCTGCCGCACCTTGCCGCCGAACGGCAACGGCACTGACGCGCCCTGGACCGTCGCCAGTTGCGTGCGGATCTGGCTGTTGCCGAGGTCGTAGAGCTGCTGCTCGGACAGCGTGTCGCTCGAGAGTCCCAGTTGCAGGATCGGCACTGTCGACGCGTTGTACGTAATGATGTTCGGCGGCAGCGTGCCGGGCGGCAACACGCGCAGAATCGACGCCGAATTGGAGGCCGCCTCGGCAATCGCGCGGTTGATGTCCGCGCCCGGGTGGAAAAAGATCTTCACGACCGACACGCCGTTCAGCGATTGCGATTCGATGTGCTCGATATCGTCGACATCGGAGGTGAGCGCGCGCTCGTAATTCGACGTGATGCGATTGGCCATGTCCTGCGCGGAGAAGCCGTTATACGACCAGACGATGCTGACCACCGGAATGTCGATGTTCGGAAAGATATCGGTCGGCGTACGCAGTATCGCGAGCGGGCCGACGATAAAGATCAGCACCGCGAGAACCACGAACGTATACGGGCGGCGCAGCGCGAGCTTGACAATCCACATGACGGATTCCTGAAAAGATGCAGAGAGAAGTGGCCGTCTTCGACGTAATGAGCGGCGCGTGATACGAGCTTCGTTAGGGTAGGAGTGTGGGTGATGGGGCCTTACCGGCTACGGTCTGCTAGATTACAAGTCTGTTATCTGCGCGAGGATTGAAGCGCAGCGCGCGGGTGGATGTGTAGATAACAAAACGGTAATGTGCGGGTCAGTGCGCAGACAGCTGAAATGACAAGAATGGGAGGCGTGGTTCAAGCCACTTACTTCTAGTCAAATCGGAGAGACGTCATGAAATTGCTTACTGCCTTTGTTGTTGCTGCTCTTAGCTTGTCGTTCGGCGCGAATGCTTTCGCACAAAGTGCTTCGTCAGGACTGACCCGCGCTGAGGTTCGTGCGCAACTGGCGCAAGCGCAGGCGGAAGGCTATGTGCCGACGTCGGAAAATAACTATCCGCCGACGGATGCGGCTATTGCGCGAAATCGCGAGATTTATGCTATTCAGCATGGTGTTGATGGTCATGGAGGTGTGAAAACTGCGGGGGCGCCCGCGGTGCGTCCGGAGTCGGCTTCGAATTGATGTTGGTTTTGTTGCCTATGCGGCGTTTGGGTTGTTCGCCTGCGGCGGTGGCCCTTTCTTGGTTTTTTTTTGCCTGCGCGGCGCTTGTTGTCTGTGTGCCTGCGGGGTTGGCCTTTCCTTGATTTGTTATTGGTTTATTAGCGTCGCCCCTGTGCGGGGCAGGCACTTTCTTTGCCGCCGCAAAGAAAGTAAGCAAAGAAAGCGGCTTCACACCGCTAATTCTTAAGCGGGTCCCCTGGCTTGGAGGAGGTAGTGGAGCATCTGGAATCGGTGCTCTCGCACACTCCGCGTGAGTGACAAGGCAGTCATACTTCCGGCGGCGCTTCGCGCGCCGACGCGGTACTTCTCAACACCAACTGGCGGTATGCGCTTCCGGCATCATTCTTCCCGCCTCGCACTGCGTGCTCGCCGGAACGGTCTGCCAGGGAAACCAGGGGCTTCGTTCTTTCTCCGTGGGAGTCATCGGCTTCGCCTCGGCGAGGCGCCGGCCGATTGCCACATATGCGTGCGCGTGCGGCCACCGTGCCGGGAGAAACTCAAGCTCCAAAACCTCCGGGCGGTGTTGTGAAGTACCGCGTCGGCGCGCGCAGCGCCGCCGGAAGTATGATTGCCTTGTCACTAGCGCGGAGTGCGCGGGAGCACAGATTCCAGATGCTCCACTACCTCCTCCAAGCCGAGGGACCCGCTTAAGAATTAGCGGTTTGAGCCGCTTTCTTTTGCCTACTTTTCTTTGCGGCCGGCAAAGAAAAGTAGGTGCCCCCCCGCACAGGGGGAACGCTAATAAACCAATATCAAATCAAGGAAAGGCCAACGCCGTAGGCACACAGACAACAAGCGCCGCGCAGGCACAAAAATCAGGAAAAGACCAACACCATAGACAACCAGCCAACCCCGCCCGGAGGGCAACCAGAACATGAACAACCCAAACGATTTCACCGTGCGAACCATGTCGACCGCCGAGGTCGAATTATCGGTTGAGTGGGCTGCCTCGGAGGGCTGGAACCCCGGCCTCCACGATGCACCGTGCTTTCGGTCAGCAGACCCGGACGGTTTCTTCATCGGCGAATGGCAAGGCGAACCGATCGCCTGCATTTCAGCGGTTGCCTACGACGAGCACTTCGGCTTCATCGGTCTGTATATCGTGAAACCCGCCTTCCGTGGCAAAGGTTTCGGCATCCGCATCTGGCAGCACGGGATGGACTACCTGCAAAACCGCAACGTAGGCCTCGACGGCGTCCTCGCCCAGCAGGCGAACTACAGAAAGTCCGGCTTTGCACTCGCGCATCGCAACATCCGCTTTCAGGGCGTCGCGCAAGGCGCAGAGTACTCGAACCTTTCGAATGCGTCGGATCTGCCGTTCGAGCAGCTCGTCGACTACGACCGTCAGTGCTTTCCTGCCGCGCGTGCACGCTTCCTCGCCGCATGGATCGGGCAACCGGATGCCGTCGCGCTGGCGGCAGTCCGCGCTGGCCGTGTCGCGGGATACGGCGTGCTGCGCCGTTGCAGGACAGGTTGCAAGATCGGCCCGCTCTTCGCGGATAGCGAGGGGATTGCGAGCGATCTGTTCGACGGCCTGGCCGCGCGTATGCCGGGCGAGGTCATCGTTCTCGATGTGCCTGAGACTAACCCGGCCGCCGTCGCGCTGGCCGAACGGCACGGCATGACAAGTGTCTTTGAAACCGCGCGGATGTACACGCGGGAGCCACCCACGCTTGCGCTCGAACGTGTGTTCGGCGTGACCTCGTTCGAACTCGGGTGAGATCGGGCGAGTTCAAGCCGGCTTAGCCGCATGCGCGCCTTTGCTTGCGTTACCAGGCAAAGGCGCGGGCAAAACCGCTTGCGGGTTAGCCAGGCGTTTCCGTCGCCGGCACTATTTCCATTTCGATCCGAGATTCTCCAACCCGGCTTTTCTGAGGTCCTCCGCCACCATCGCGATGCGAAACTCGCAGTCGGCGTTGAATTTCAGAAACCAGGGTTCCGCGAGTGCGGGAATTCCCGACGGATCGTCGAGGTTGACGACGAGTACTGCTCCGCGTGCCCCATTTTGCTCGGTAAAGTACGCGGCCTCCGGTTTCGTCTCTTCGAGAATCCTCGCCATCACTTCCCCGACCGTGCCTTCGCGCACAAAAGTGTTGAACGGTTCGTGGGGTATTCGTATGTTGAGAAGCATACGCATGGTCATCCTCCTTCCTGGTTGACGCCCAATGGGGCATCTTAAGAGTAGGTGGTTTCCGGCGCGGGGCATCAGCATTCGTCAACAGGATGTCTACTACTGGGCGACACTGACCGAAGGCAAGACATCCGGCGTGTTTTCGCAACTCGCCCGGCACCTGGCCGATCCGGGCGAGAAGTATGCGTTTTTGCGTACAGGCTTTGGCTGGAACCATATGCCGGTTGCAATGGTGCAGAGCGATATCGAGTCGGGCGATCCCGCGCCGCTGCGAATCGAGAACTTTCAGCCACAGACGCTGCCGATCGCCTTGTTGGCGATCTACCGTACGGTTCAAAGAGTCAGATCGGGATTGCATTGCGCGAGCTCGGCGACCCACTCGCTGAAGATGCGGACCCGCGTGCTGAGCCGGCTATGTGGATAGACCACGGACAAGGGGATTGACGGGCAGGGGTAACCGCCCAGAACTTCCAGCAAAGCTTCCGAATCGATCGCCTTCGCCACCATGAATCTCGGCACCTGTATAAGTCCGAGTCCCTCGGTGGCGGCGGTGACGTACACCTGTCCGTCATTGACAGCGAGTATGCCCTCGACATTTTTCTCGACGCGGGACCCCTCAATGTCGAACGCGAATGGGTAGATGCGTCCCGTACGTGCGGAAAAGTAATTCACGGCTCTATGATGAGCCAGGTCGTCAGGCGTGTTCGGCGTGCCCATCCGTTCCAGGTAAGAGGGGGCCGCGCACGTTGTCATTCTCACCTTCCCGATAGCGCGTGCAATCAGGCTCGAGTCGTCGAGCACGCCGATCCGCAGTACGCAGTCGACGCCGTCCTGAATCAGGTCGATATTTCGGTCGGCTAGTCCAAGCCTGACCTTGATCTCAGGATATTGAGCATGGAACCCGCCGAGGGCGGGTATCAGAACATTGCCAGCGAAGATCGCCGAGGTATCGACCCGGATCGTTCCTCGCGCGCTCCGCCGTTTGTTGGAGAGCGCGGATTCGGCATCCGAGACTTCGGACAATATGCGCACGCAGTACTCGTAGTAGAGCGCGCCGTCTTCCGTGACTTGCACGCGTCGGGTCGTTCGATTGAGAAGGCGCACGCCAAGATGCGTTTCCATCGCTTGCACGATCATCGAGACCGAGGCGCGCGGCATTTCCAGCAGATCAGCGGCCTTCGAAAAACTGGACGTATCGACGATGCGTGTGAATACGGTCATGCCTTGCAGTATGTCCATGCCGTCTGTCTTCCAGGAAGTTGTCCAGGGAGTTGTTCAGATATTCAAGGCGCACCGTCAGGATCATCATGCCTTGACCGGCGGACGCTTCCTTGCGATCGCGCCACTATCGAAGAACCCGGTGTCGCCTTCGAGCGCCACCGATATTCTGGCCTTCAGCAGATCGAGCCACGCGCGCGTTTTCGCCTCCAGAAAGCGCCGCGACGGAATCAGCATGAACACGCCTATTTCACGCGAGCGCCAGCGCGGCAGCACATGCACGAGCGTACCCTCGCGCAACGCGTCGACTACCGCATAGCACGGCAGCATCGCAATGCCGAGCGCACTCAACACACTGTGCAGCACGACTTCCGGGTTGTCTCCGACAACCGGACCGGTCGGGTCGAGCGTGCAGACATTCTTGCCGTCGACCAGCTCCCAATGAGGCGTGATCGACGGGTTGACGAGGCGCAAGCACGCATGTTCGGCCAACTCGCGTGGATGCTTTGGCGCGCCGTGCAGCGCCAGGTACCCGGGCGCGGCGCACATCACCGCGAACGTCGTGCCGAGCTGCTGCGCCACGAGCCCGGAGTCCGGCAGCCGCTGCGCAAGGTACACGCTGACGTCGACGCCCTCGGCAAGCAGGTCCGGCACGTATTGAGACGTGCTGTACTCCACGGTCACTTGTGGGTAGCGCGCGCAGTATTCGGAGACGAGCGGCACGACATAGCGGTTTCCGAAGCTGGCCATGCACAACACGCGCAACCGGCCCGAAGGTTGCGCGGCGGCGCCGGCAGCGTTGCTTTCGGCTTGCGCGACGAGTTCGAGGATGCTCCTGCATTCGTTCACGTAACGCTCGCCCACACTCGTCAGCGCAAGGCGCCGCGTTGTCCGTTGCAGCAGTTTCGTCTGTAATCGATTCTCCAGTTCCGACACGAGCCGCGATATCTGGGCCGTGGTCAGTTCCATCTGCGATGCCGCCGCCGTAAAGCTGCCTGAGTCGACCACGCGCACAAACGCGTTCATGGCGTGCAGCAGACCGTAGTCGAGATTCTTGCGCATGACGTAACAAAGATTCTATTTGGACAGTATTTTTGCATGTTACCCCCGTCAGTACGATCCAGCATGGATTGCCGTCTGGTGCCCTTTACACCTCTTATATCGAAGGTTTGGGCGCTGCGGCAGAGCGGATTGTGATTTGACTGAGCAGAGGTAATGGCTATGAACGGCGCTGAAAGTCTGTTGCGCTCGCTGATTGCGAGCGGCGTAGAGGTTTGTTTCGGGAATCCGGGAACATCGGAAATGCACTTCGTCGCGGCACTCGATTCGGTAGAGGGCATGCGGCCGGTTCTGGGACTGTTCGAAGGTGTCGTCACCGGCGCCGCAGACGGCTACGCGAGAATGGCCGGCAAACCGGCCAGTACGCTGCTGCATCTCGGGCCCGGGCTCGCCAATGGCCTCGCCAACCTGCACAATGCCCGCCGGGCGTCGAGCCCGATCGTCAACATCGTGGGCGATCATGCGGCCTCGCACGCCCGCTACGATGCACCGCTTTCGTCGGACATCGAGGGATTCGCCCGGCCTGTCTCTGACTGGATCCGCGCATCGACCAGCGCACGCACGGTCGGCGCAGACGCGGCGCGCGCAGTGCAAGCGTCAATGGAAGCGCCGGGCAGGATCGCAACGCTGATCCTGCCTGCCGACACTGCGTGGGAACAAGCGGACGGCTTCGCCGCGCCGCTGCCAAAACCTGTGCCGGCGCCCGTCACGGGCGAGACCGTCGAACACATCGCCCGTCTGATGCGCAGTGGCGTCAAAACTGCCGTGCTGATGCGCGGCGAGGTCCTCCAGGAGAAAGGGTTGCGCGCCGCCGGCAAGATTGCCGCGAGAACCGGCGCACGCCTGATGTGCGACACGTTCGCGCCGCGGCTGCAAAGGGGAGCAGGGCGCGTCGCTGTCGAAAGGCTTCCCTACTTTGCCGAGCACGTCATCGAGCACCTGGCGGGCGTCGAACTGATCGTGCTGGTCGGCACGCAACCGCCGGTGAGCTTTTTCGCCTATCCGGACAAACCGAGCTGGCTGACGCCCGACGGATGCCGCCTCGCCGTGCTCGCACATCCTCACGAGGACGGCACGACCGCCCTGGAAGCGCTGGTTGACGCGCTCGGAGCGGGACAGTCTCTCGTGCCGGTCAACCCGCGCAAGCCCGGCGAATTTTCGCGCAGCGGCCCGCTGGATGCGGAGTTCGTCATGCAGGTCGTCGCGAAACATTTGCCGGAGCAGGCGATCCTCGCGGACGAATCAGTGTCCTCGGGCTTCCCGCACTATGGGTTGACGGAGTCCGCCGCGCCGCATGACTTCCTGAACCTGACCGGTGGCGCGATCGGCAGCATGATGGCCGTGTCCACCGGCGCGGGCATTGCCTGTCCCGACCGCAAGGTCGTCACGCTTCAGGGCGACGGCAGCGCGATGTACATTCTGCAGTCGCTCTGGACACAGGCGCGGGAGAACGTCGACGTGGTGACCGTGGTTTATGCGAATCGTGGATACAGGATTTTGAGCAACGAATTGAAGCGCGTGGGGGCCTCTTCCGAAGGCGCACTCGCGGCGTCGATGTTCGATCTGCAGAACCCCTCGCTCGACTGGGTCGCGTTAGCCAAAGGCATGGGCGTCGAGGCAGTCCGCGTCGAATCGCGAGGAACCTTCGAGGAAGCGTTTGCTTCAGCGATGAAACAACGCGGTCCGAGACTCATCGAGGTAATCATTTGACGAAAACGCGATCGTCTTGAAGGACGGCGGTCAGGGATACGCACTCTCGTCGCGCCGCTCCTCCGGCTCGCTCGGATACCGATGCTGCCCGTAGCGGATCAGCAGTACGCCCAACGCCAGCAGCACGATGGCGGCGGCCGAGGCGAGAAGGTGCAGTTCGGTATTGGCGCCGGCGCGCAGGATCACGTCCCGCGCTATCGAGACCATCGCGATGTAGAGCGGAAAGCGCACCGGCAATTGTCCCGCCTTCAAGTATTGCCCGACCATGGCGAACACTTCGAGATAGAGAAACATCAGCAGCAGATCGGTCAGCGTGACACCTTCCGAGGCGGCCATCTTCCAGATCAGATGACCCATCGCCAGCGCGGTTGCGATGCCGATGACCAGCAAACCGATCAGTTCCGCCATCCCCATCAATTGGTCAAGCCGGTTCTTGATGCTCTTTTGCAGAACGCTTTCGTACTTCATCCACGGGTTCCTTGTAGGGTTGGCATGACCTCGCGCGGCACCGCGCCTGGAGTGGCGTAGCGGCGCGAGATAGGGCACCGACACCATGCCATAGCCAGCAGGATAGCAGTGTGACCGTGCACATTGCCCCGTGAAAAAATACGGATTGCCCGCAACCACCGTCGATGGCTTTGCCACGCCGCTGCGCGATCTCTGAATCAGGCAGCTACGCGGAACGCAGACGGATCCGGGGTGAGTTCAGTGAAGCGCAGCCGCGGCATCGTGCCGCGGCGAGCTGCATGCAAGCAGGTTATGGAAACGCGGGAATGGTCGGATCCGCCCCCTGAATGTCGGCCTCCGCGTGGTGAAGCTTGACCATCTGTTCGATTTCCTCAACGCGATCTTTCGGGACGTCGACTAGCATCAGGATTTCACCGAGCGCGATCGCTTCTTCGAACCGCTTCAATCGCGTGTTCGGCACGTCGACGCCGATCATCGGCGCCACCCACGCGCCGAACCCTGCGCCGGCGAGCGTAATCATAACCAGCGCGCCGCCCGCAATCGTCAGACCGGCAGGTGGATAGGCCATTGCGACCAGGCCTGCCAGCGCCCCGACAGCGCCGCCCGCTGCGGTCCCTCGCGCGAGTGCCGGAAGCAGGTCGCTGCGCTGCGTCAGCGTGGCTTCCGGTAAATGTTCGAGCGGCACGTCCTGTCTGGCAA from Paraburkholderia sp. IMGN_8 encodes the following:
- a CDS encoding efflux RND transporter permease subunit, encoding MWIVKLALRRPYTFVVLAVLIFIVGPLAILRTPTDIFPNIDIPVVSIVWSYNGFSAQDMANRITSNYERALTSDVDDIEHIESQSLNGVSVVKIFFHPGADINRAIAEAASNSASILRVLPPGTLPPNIITYNASTVPILQLGLSSDTLSEQQLYDLGNSQIRTQLATVQGASVPLPFGGKVRQIMVDIDPRALQAKGLSPLDVVNAVNAQNLILPGGTAKIGTKEYNVQMNGSTDTVAALNDLPIKTVAGGVVYVRDVAHVRDGYAPQTNIVRSDGKRAALLTVEKSGSTSTLTIIQQVKAMLPHIAAGLPSALHITALSDQSVFVKSAVVGVAREALIAACLTALMILLFLGSWRATLIIAVSIPLAVLTSLIALAALGQTINIMTLGGLALAVGILVDDATVAIENITHHLENGESLQDAILIGSGEIAVPTFVSTLSICIVFVPMFLLSGVARYLFVPLAEAVVFAMCASYFFSRTLVPTLAMYLMRARSKAPVTGNGPLARLIRFQAGFEHRFERLRERYRGVLGSAIARPRRFIVIFLLLCIGSLALVPFAGSDFFPAVDTGEIRLHLRAPTGTRIEDTARITDEVEARVRSVIPKQELAAMLDNIGVPVSGINLTYDSSDPIGPEDADVMITLAANHKPTAQYVATLRTTLAQAFPGVTFAFLPADIVSQILNFGLPAPIDIQIVGNKLDANRVVANRLLTQLRGVRGLVDARIQQPGDAPAINVNVDRTRAIQAGLLQRDVSQNLLIALSGSSQTSPNFWLDPKNGVSYPLMSMMPQYDINSLQALANIPVAQTGGAGTAGGIATAAANPNGPAPQNLLGALSSLSRGTQQAVVSHYNVQPVLDIFASAQGRDLGGVAADVTRLVDQIRPQLPPGASIVVRGQVQAMHDSFTGLASGLVFAIALVYLLMVVNFQSWLDPFIIISGLPGSLAGIAWMLFSTGTRLSVPALTGTILCIGIATANSILVINTARELHHGGKPPLQAALEAGFSRFRPVLMTALAMLIGMLPMALGLGDGGEQNAPLGRAVIGGLALGTVSTLLFVPVIYGTVHAWLDKRRAARQDTQESGVPTRTH
- a CDS encoding DUF4148 domain-containing protein; the protein is MKLLTAFVVAALSLSFGANAFAQSASSGLTRAEVRAQLAQAQAEGYVPTSENNYPPTDAAIARNREIYAIQHGVDGHGGVKTAGAPAVRPESASN
- a CDS encoding efflux transporter outer membrane subunit codes for the protein MLLRLRLRWCLLSRRALAVTLIGALLSACSTLPPYRRPTTEIPAQYAGAAAGWTQAAPADAAPRGPWWTIFNDPVLNQLEARIDVSNQTVRKAVAQVQQARSMVDYQRSGLFPTVTAGLAQNRSRTSQNLVDRALAGKTIPDYSAGVSASWEPDLFGRVHDSVVGAQADAQASEADLEAVRLSMSADLAVDYFALRSLDTQKKLLDDSVTAYATALQLLQQQLKNGAIDASAVAQATTQLEATRTQDTDIDVTRAQMQHAIATLIGEPASSFTLPPNGSSLTAPPIPVGLPSQLLERRPDIAAAERRVASANAQIGVAHAAFFPDLVLSASTGLESTFFAPWLTAPSLFWSLGSQLVGTIFDGGKRTAALHGATAQYDGTVADYRQTVLVAFQQVEDNLSALHSLADEAASQQRATTAADLSLRLTTNRFKAGAVSYLDVVTAQTIALTNQRTADQIAARQLESSVLLLKALGGTWHGQGDSASAPEVAAAASVTGPASTSAAEPITTFAAKSATQAVTQPAGT
- a CDS encoding efflux RND transporter periplasmic adaptor subunit; protein product: MSDAATTTHADTAASASTPAAEAGPKPRRRLWPLALGGLAAALLIVGIVPRLHASAALTQQTAAQSVVNVAVITPRAAPSVHELLLPGAVTPFAEASIYARTSGYLAHWNTDIGAQVKSGQTLATIEAPELDAQLRQARADEATAQANYDFAKTTAQRWQEMLKTQSVAQQDADTKVSDMEARRAMLASAQANVAHLAELVSYEKITAPFDGVITARNVDVGALVTAGGTPGTAGMSGELFHIQQTGVLRVFVDVPQNDAPYVTPDTGVYLTAQQYPGRHIAAKVARSTGAIDPASRTLRVEVDVDNKDGALMPGAYAQVHLQLQSSSPALDLPVSALLFRADGVTVAVVDRNGKAALKTVHIGRDFGTHVEITTGLAATDRVIDNPGDSLSAGQAVQIIPATHS